The genomic DNA CGATGAAGAAAAAAGAATTATGTATAACACAGTCGGTCCCCTGTGGGATGGAAATGAGGTCTGGCTGATCACCGCCGGAGGTGTCACCTTTGCTGCATTTCCACGTGTGTATGCCGTGATGTTCAGTTCCCTTTATTCGGCTTTGATGCTGATTCTGTTTGCCCTTATCTTTAGAGGTGTTTCCCTTGAATTTCGAGGAAAGGTGGATGATCCGCGCTGGCGAAAATTATGGGACACCTGTATGTGCGCGGGGAGCCTGTTGCCGGCCGTACTTTTCGGTGTCGCATTTGCCAACATATTTCAGGGGATTCCCATCAATGGCGATGGTGTCTATCAGGGGACTTTATTGACACTGTTGAATCCTTACGGACTGCTTGGAGGGGTTCTTTTCCTGCTTATATTTCTCGTTCACGGCTCCTTATGGCTGGCGGTTAAAACTGAAGGGGATCTTCATCACAGGGCGGCCGGAATTGCCAACAAGCTGTGGCCGGTGCTTTTAGCCGTTGCCGTCATTTTCCTGGTGGCTTCGGCCTTTGCGACCCAAATTTATGACAATTACCTTGCCCAACCGGCGCTGTTTATATTTATTCTGATTACAGTGCTGGCTCTTTTTGGGATAAAATTTTTTCTGGCCAAAAAAAGCTATTGGAAAGCATGGTTTTCTTCCGCGGTTGCCATCATCGGGGCAACCTTTTACGGGTTTATCGGTTTGTTTCCCAGGATGTTTCTTTCCAATATAAACCCGGATTATACCTTAACAGCTTATAATTCGGCTTCAAGTTCTCTGACCCTTACAATCATGCTGGTGCTGGCCCTTATTTTTGTTCCCATTGTGCTCATTTACCAGTTTTGGGCTTATCATCTGTTCAAAGGGAAGGTGACCCAAGAGGATCTTGCCTATGAGGAGGCATATTAATAGGAAGAAAAGGCTAAGACCCGGGCTTATTTTTTACCAGGTTGTTAACGGAGTTTTACCTAAAAAGTAATGAGTAACCGTTCTTATGCGTAGGCTTTCTTCTGCCGTTTGAACATATTCATTAGAAACAAGCAGTCGTTTTTCAATCTTAACTCGGTTCGACCGGGGAATCGCCTATGGGCCCGTTACCAGACATACCAATTTTATCTATATATGAAGGTACGGTCTGCCTGAGGCAGACTTCAATTAGATTTGAGCCAGCCCCAGGGGACAGGATTCCACGACGGCGTTAATCGTCTCTGCCTGTATCGGTCTAACAGAGAAGATAGGGGGCGTGTAGGATTTCGATCTCATTTGTTACGTCTGGTAACGGGCCAATAGGTGATTCCCCCGGTCGAACCTTAAGTTTCATGCAGCCCGGTCGGGTATGAAAATTTATGCCGACTGCTATAAAGACATGCAGATGAAAGCCTCCATCTGGTAGAAAATTCAGTTTAAGCTAAAAGATCGCTCCGGGTTTATTTTTTTAGGGCAACCAGCTTACCGCTTAACAGCTTGATATGCCCCATCTCTTCCTTGATGATGGCATCAATTTTTGTTTGCCCAAAAGTTTCCGGAACCATTTCTTTCATACCCAGGTAAAATACGATGGAATCCTTTTCAGCCAGGATTGCCTCTTTTAAGATCTCTTCCATGGAAGTGACGTCGATCTTTTTTTCAAAGAATACCCGGGCATCGGCCAATGCGCGAAGATAAAGGGCTGTCTCACCCTCAGGGTCGAATACGGTTGCGGTTTTCTCCTGGTCAGACAGATTCGCTCTCAAATCGGCAAATGTTTTCTCATGTTCATCTTCCATGACGGCAAGATCGAGCAATAGCTTTTTTTCAGCGGGATCATCAATCGATTCTGCCGCCTTTCGGTAAAAGGAAGCGCCATTTCTTTCAATCTGCTCGGCCATTTCAAATATTTCATCTGCATTAAAATCGTAACTCATTTTTTTATCCTTTTTTTCGGGTTTTTAAATAAACTTTAATGGCGTCGTATAAATTTCTACCTTTTTCGGCATAAAATTGGGTTTTATGCCTTGACGCCATACACCAAAAACTTACTTAATCAGATTGGTATACTGCTGTCAAATGCCAATTTGAGGAATTTTTTTAGCCAAAACGATCTTGTCGAGATTGATGATCACATCATACACAACAATTTCAACACCGCAGGTTTTTGCCTTTCTAAGCTCTTTACCGTAAGCAGGGTCTATATCATCGGCCGGGGAGAATGCCTTTGCATCCATCCGTTGCACAAGGAAA from Thermodesulfobacteriota bacterium includes the following:
- the cydB gene encoding cytochrome d ubiquinol oxidase subunit II produces the protein MDIQTIWFFLWVLLWAVYFVTDGFDLGVGTLLPILGKTDEEKRIMYNTVGPLWDGNEVWLITAGGVTFAAFPRVYAVMFSSLYSALMLILFALIFRGVSLEFRGKVDDPRWRKLWDTCMCAGSLLPAVLFGVAFANIFQGIPINGDGVYQGTLLTLLNPYGLLGGVLFLLIFLVHGSLWLAVKTEGDLHHRAAGIANKLWPVLLAVAVIFLVASAFATQIYDNYLAQPALFIFILITVLALFGIKFFLAKKSYWKAWFSSAVAIIGATFYGFIGLFPRMFLSNINPDYTLTAYNSASSSLTLTIMLVLALIFVPIVLIYQFWAYHLFKGKVTQEDLAYEEAY
- a CDS encoding ferritin family protein; the encoded protein is MSYDFNADEIFEMAEQIERNGASFYRKAAESIDDPAEKKLLLDLAVMEDEHEKTFADLRANLSDQEKTATVFDPEGETALYLRALADARVFFEKKIDVTSMEEILKEAILAEKDSIVFYLGMKEMVPETFGQTKIDAIIKEEMGHIKLLSGKLVALKK